In the genome of Monodelphis domestica isolate mMonDom1 chromosome 2, mMonDom1.pri, whole genome shotgun sequence, one region contains:
- the TMEM256 gene encoding transmembrane protein 256 isoform X2, whose protein sequence is MAGLGAAFRRLGAVSGASALGLATYGAHGANIQDPYRKELFEKTNKHHFIHSLALLCVPLCSKPVWAGTLLTSGISLFCGSFYYHALTEDTSAIPVAPVGGSLLILGWLTLAL, encoded by the exons ATGGCTGGATTGGGTGCAGCTTTCCGTCGTTTAGGCGCTGTGTCCGGAGCCAGTGCCCTGGGGTTGGCCACCTACGGGGCGCATG GTGCAAACATCCAGGACCCGTATCGTAAGGAG CTTTTTGAGAAAACCAACAAACACCACTTCATCCACAGCTTGGCTCTGCTCTGCGTCCCCCTCTGCAGCAAACCGGTCTGG GCAGGGACTCTGCTTACCTCCGGGATCTCCCTCTTCTGTGGCAGCTTTTACTACCATGCCCTGACTGAAGACACCTCGGCAATACCAGTTGCCCCTGTTGGGGGCTCCCTGCTCATTCTTGGCTGGCTCACCCTAGCTCTTTGA
- the TMEM256 gene encoding transmembrane protein 256 isoform X1, which yields MAGLGAAFRRLGAVSGASALGLATYGAHGQGAKAGLKLWVLSWRGEGWKQRTGSRELEMGTSKGANIQDPYRKELFEKTNKHHFIHSLALLCVPLCSKPVWAGTLLTSGISLFCGSFYYHALTEDTSAIPVAPVGGSLLILGWLTLAL from the exons ATGGCTGGATTGGGTGCAGCTTTCCGTCGTTTAGGCGCTGTGTCCGGAGCCAGTGCCCTGGGGTTGGCCACCTACGGGGCGCATGGTCAGGGGGCCAAGGCGGGGCTTAAATTATGGGTTCTGAGCTGGAGGGGAGAGGGTTGGAAGCAGAGAACTGGAAGCAGAGAACTGGAAATGGGTACTTCTAAAG GTGCAAACATCCAGGACCCGTATCGTAAGGAG CTTTTTGAGAAAACCAACAAACACCACTTCATCCACAGCTTGGCTCTGCTCTGCGTCCCCCTCTGCAGCAAACCGGTCTGG GCAGGGACTCTGCTTACCTCCGGGATCTCCCTCTTCTGTGGCAGCTTTTACTACCATGCCCTGACTGAAGACACCTCGGCAATACCAGTTGCCCCTGTTGGGGGCTCCCTGCTCATTCTTGGCTGGCTCACCCTAGCTCTTTGA